Proteins found in one Balaenoptera musculus isolate JJ_BM4_2016_0621 chromosome 4, mBalMus1.pri.v3, whole genome shotgun sequence genomic segment:
- the GPR171 gene encoding probable G-protein coupled receptor 171, which yields MTNSSTFCPVYRDLEPFTYFFYLVFLVGIIGSCFATWAFIQKNTNHRCVSIYLINLLTADFLLTLALPVKIIVDLGVAPWKLRIFHCQVTACLIYINMYLSIIFLAFVSIDRCLQLTYSCKIYRIQEPGFAKMISAVVWLMVLLIMVPNMIIPIKDIKEKPNVGCVEFKKEFGRNWHLLTNFICIAIFLNFSAIILISNCLVIRQLYRNKDNENYPNVKRALITILLVTTGYIICFVPYHIVRIPYTLSQTEVISDCSTRISLFKAKEATLLLAVSNLCFDPILYYHLSKAFRLKVTETFASRKETKAQKEKSSCENNA from the coding sequence ATGACCAACAGTTCTACCTTCTGCCCAGTTTACAGAGACCTGGAGccattcacatattttttttatttagttttccttGTTGGAATTATTGGAAGTTGTTTTGCAACCTGGGCTTtcatacagaaaaacacaaatcacAGGTGTGTAAGCATATACTTAATTAATTTGCTTACAGCCGATTTCCTGCTTACTCTGGCATTACCAGTGAAAATCATTGTCGACTTGGGCGTGGCACCCTGGAAGCTGAGGATATTCCACTGCCAAGTAACAGCCTGCCTCATCTACATTAATATGTACTTATCAATTATCTTCCTAGCATTCGTTAGCATTGATCGCTGTCTTCAGTTGACATACAGCTGCAAGATTTATCGAATACAAGAACCTGGATTTGCCAAAATGATATCGGCTGTTGTATGGTTAATGGTCCTTCTTATAATGGTGCCAAACATGATCATTCCCATCAAAGACATCAAGGAAAAGCCCAACGTGGGTTGTGTGGAATTCAAAAAGGAGTTTGGAAGAAACTGGCATTTGCTGACAAATTTCATATGCATagcaatattcttaaatttctcaGCCATCATCTTAATATCTAACTGCCTTGTAATTCGACAACTCTACAGaaacaaagataatgaaaattaTCCAAATGTGAAAAGAGCTCTCATCACTATACTTTTGGTGACTACAGGCTACATCATATGTTTTGTTCCTTATCACATTGTCCGAATCCCATACACCCTCAGCCAGACAGAGGTCATATCTGACTGCTCCACCAGGATTTCACTTTTCAAAGCCAAAGAGGCCACACTGCTGCTGGCTGTGTCCAACCTGTGTTTTGATCCGATCCTGTACTATCATCTCTCAAAAGCTTTCCGCTTAAAGGTCACGGAGACGTTTGCTTCACGTAAGGAGaccaaggctcagaaagaaaaatcaagttgTGAAAACAATGCATAA